One Candidatus Omnitrophota bacterium genomic window carries:
- a CDS encoding ammonium transporter: protein MLTDMVYANSTGVDTLWVMISAFLVFFMQAGFGMVEAGFIRAKNTCNILTKNFLDFCMASIGFFAFGYAVMFGCGNDFIGYSGWFLNGAQSASKIPLFAFWLFQAAFCGAAATIVAGGMAERMKFQAYLLYSFIISAFIYPIVGHWIWGGGWLSKLNFVDFAGSTVVHTVGGFAALIGTIILGPRIGKYNKDRSANAIAGHSIPLASLGVFILWFGWFGFNPGSTLSVGDGSLIGRIAANTNIAAATGGITAIITVWKIFGKPDLSMAMNGTLAGLVAVTAPCAFIEPWAALVIGGVGGILVIAGVMLLEKLNIDDPVGAFPVHGLNGLWGTLSVGLFGQKVLGIANDGFFYAGGLKQLGIQAMGACCVAVFILVVMGIIFKLIDMNIGLRVSRDEELKGLDISEHGMESYAGFQVFTTT from the coding sequence ATGTTGACAGATATGGTATACGCAAACAGCACGGGTGTTGACACTCTATGGGTCATGATCTCCGCCTTCCTAGTGTTTTTTATGCAGGCTGGTTTCGGCATGGTTGAAGCGGGTTTTATCCGGGCGAAGAATACCTGTAATATTTTAACTAAGAATTTTCTTGATTTTTGCATGGCGTCCATAGGTTTTTTTGCCTTTGGTTATGCCGTAATGTTCGGTTGCGGCAACGATTTTATCGGTTACAGCGGATGGTTTCTTAATGGCGCGCAATCTGCTTCAAAAATTCCATTATTTGCCTTTTGGCTGTTTCAAGCCGCGTTTTGCGGTGCAGCAGCTACGATAGTCGCCGGTGGTATGGCCGAAAGAATGAAATTTCAAGCCTATCTTTTGTATTCTTTTATAATATCTGCTTTTATATATCCGATTGTAGGGCATTGGATATGGGGAGGCGGCTGGCTTTCAAAGCTGAATTTTGTTGATTTTGCCGGCTCAACCGTTGTCCATACTGTCGGCGGGTTTGCAGCCCTGATCGGCACTATAATCCTGGGACCAAGAATAGGAAAATACAATAAAGACAGGTCCGCTAATGCCATAGCCGGGCATTCAATACCCCTGGCATCTTTAGGAGTATTTATACTGTGGTTCGGATGGTTTGGATTTAACCCGGGCTCAACCTTGAGTGTTGGAGATGGGTCTCTGATAGGCAGGATAGCGGCAAATACGAATATAGCTGCGGCAACAGGCGGCATAACGGCTATAATTACCGTATGGAAAATATTTGGTAAACCGGATCTTTCAATGGCGATGAACGGTACCCTGGCGGGCTTGGTCGCGGTAACGGCGCCTTGCGCGTTTATTGAACCTTGGGCCGCTCTTGTTATAGGCGGCGTGGGCGGTATACTCGTTATCGCTGGCGTTATGCTTCTTGAAAAACTGAATATTGACGATCCCGTGGGCGCTTTCCCCGTACATGGCTTAAACGGGTTGTGGGGTACGCTATCTGTCGGGCTTTTTGGACAGAAAGTATTAGGCATTGCCAATGATGGGTTTTTTTATGCCGGCGGACTCAAGCAACTCGGGATACAGGCAATGGGCGCATGTTGCGTAGCAGTATTTATTCTTGTTGTAATGGGTATTATTTTTAAACTTATAGATATGAATATAGGCCTTCGCGTGTCCAGGGATGAGGAATTGAAAGGTCTTGACATAAGCGAACACGGAATGGAGTCGTATGCCGGGTTCCAGGTCTTTACCACGACATAA